The stretch of DNA GTTTTGATAAATACTTCCCGTAAACAACAATGACTGCTGGGGAACGAGCCCTATGGCTTGTCGTAATTGATCCAACGGCCATTTGTTAACGTCTTTCCCGTCAACTGTAATGGAACCCGAGGTTACTTCAAAAAAGCGCGGGATGAGTTGCATCAAAGTTGATTTACCGGCACCGGTAGCTCCCATGATGGCCAATTTCTCGCCAGATTTCACATCAAATGTAATATTGTTCAGCACTAGTTCAGAAGAATTCGGGTAGCTGAACGTCACGTTGTTGAAACTGATTTCACCTTCAAGGGCTTCATGCATTTTACCTGTTTCTTCATCGCGTTCCAGCCCTTCATTGACCAGTAACACTTCTTCCATGCGTTCTGCAGAAGCTTTCGCACGGGCAAATGCCATGATAATAAAGGCGAACATTGAGAAAGCCCCCGTCATACGCATTGCGTAGTTGACGATTGCGACCAACTCGCCAATTTGGGCATTGTTCAATTGAATTTCACGTGCACCAAACCAAAGAACTGCCAGCAAACTGATGTTCATGACGAGTAGAAGAAGTGGAAGAATGATTTCCATAATACGAAGCGCTTTCACTGTATCCATTTTGAGGAGGTTCGACACTTTTTCAAAACGAGAAGACTCGAACGTACCGCGCAAATATGCTTTAACCAACCGTACTGCCTGGAGATTTTCCTGTAGGACACGGTTCACACGGTCGAGTCGAACTTGCACAAGTGCAAAAAAACTGACCCCTTTTTTCACCATAATATAGAGAAAAATCAGTAGGAATGGTGCCCCGATTACAAGGAACATCGCGAGGTAGGCATTGACGATAAACGCCATAATGACACTGCCGAGTACGAGTAAAGGCGCCCGCAACATAATACGCAAACTCATAAAGAGTACGTTTTGCACCATGGTGACATCACTTGTAAGCCTCGTGATTAAGCCGGCAGTCGGGAACTTCGTAAACGTGGCAACTGTAAACTGCTGTACTTGCTTGAATAAAGCACTGCGGACATCAAAAGCAAAACTTTGTGATGCATGCGATGCAAAGAAAGAGTTTGTTGCGCCAGACAAGAAAGCGACGAAAGCCATGAGCATCATGACTCCTCCCCACGTCCAAATAACTGACTGATCTCCTTGCATAATGCCATCATCTATTATTTTGGCTATAATGAGTGGCTGTACAAGTTCGACAGAAAGCTCGATTAGCATGAGGAAAAGCGCAATGGCAATTGGCCATTTATATGGTCTGACATAAGAAAATACGGTTTTCACTAGATGCCCCCCTGAAACTTCTTCGTTAAACGAATTAATTATCTGATTGTTCACTATTATGCCACAATGAATGAGTAAAAGGTATCATTCATTGTGATGAAATATTCTCTGTTGGATACGATTTTTGGGTGAGCGGTCGCTTAGTTGGAATCACCCCGAATTGACACTCGTCCAAGGACAAAAAAAAAATCACCTATCCCCAAAAGGATAGATGATACTCTAGCAAACTTATTTCTTGTTCCGATCTCCCGCAATCGATAGCCACGTGACACAAATCAGCATGATGAGAGCCCCCATCAGCTGCCATTTCCCTAACACTTGTTGCAGCCAAATAACAGAGATAATCATAGCAGTGAGTGGCTCCATGCTTGATAAAATACTGGTCTCTATCGCACTTATGTATTT from Paenisporosarcina sp. FSL H8-0542 encodes:
- a CDS encoding ABC transporter ATP-binding protein, encoding MKTVFSYVRPYKWPIAIALFLMLIELSVELVQPLIIAKIIDDGIMQGDQSVIWTWGGVMMLMAFVAFLSGATNSFFASHASQSFAFDVRSALFKQVQQFTVATFTKFPTAGLITRLTSDVTMVQNVLFMSLRIMLRAPLLVLGSVIMAFIVNAYLAMFLVIGAPFLLIFLYIMVKKGVSFFALVQVRLDRVNRVLQENLQAVRLVKAYLRGTFESSRFEKVSNLLKMDTVKALRIMEIILPLLLLVMNISLLAVLWFGAREIQLNNAQIGELVAIVNYAMRMTGAFSMFAFIIMAFARAKASAERMEEVLLVNEGLERDEETGKMHEALEGEISFNNVTFSYPNSSELVLNNITFDVKSGEKLAIMGATGAGKSTLMQLIPRFFEVTSGSITVDGKDVNKWPLDQLRQAIGLVPQQSLLFTGSIYQNLAWGKVEASTEELQQAAKQAQIHSSVEQFAKGYDTRVGQKGVNLSGGQKQRLSIARALVRKPEILLLDDSTSALDVKTEALLWEALDKEEATMLVITQKIRTAKGADRVILLDNGRIAAYGSHQELIEKSELYRQIAESQQEQEVEANATDVN